One part of the Kryptolebias marmoratus isolate JLee-2015 linkage group LG13, ASM164957v2, whole genome shotgun sequence genome encodes these proteins:
- the cldn2 gene encoding claudin-2, which produces MASAALELMGFFLGLLGMLGTLVATVLPYWQISAHIGSNIVTVVANMRGLWMECVYQSTGAFQCETYNSMLALPSDLQASRALMVISVVLSFLAVAMAALGMQCTLCLEGSGAVKSRVAGTGGGLFLAAGFLSLIPVAWTTHEVVQTFYSPNIPAGMKYELGECLYLGLASALISMLGGGMLSVSCWEEQEGGRGRRHGGGYPYPSGVRTTSQTYHNPTLQVNTASRGQTLLRSTSGSSEASAQGGPAAKKPTAAGYDITGYV; this is translated from the coding sequence ATGGCCTCAGCAGCTCTGGAGCTGATGGGCTTCTTCCTGGGCCTTCTGGGGATGCTGGGGACTCTGGTTGCCACGGTGCTGCCGTACTGGCAGATCTCTGCGCACATCGGCTCCAACATCGTCACGGTCGTGGCCAACATGAGGGGCCTGTGGATGGAGTGTGTGTATCAGAGCACGGGGGCCTTTCAGTGCGAGACCTACAACTCCATGCTGGCGCTGCCCTCTGACCTCCAGGCTTCCCGGGCCCTCATGGTCATCTCTGTCGTACTGTCCTTCCTTGCAGTTGCCATGGCAGCCCTGGGGATGCAGTGCACTCTTTGCTTGGAGGGCTCGGGTGCGGTGAAGAGTCGTGTGGCGGGGACCGGCGGGGGTTTATTCCTCGCCGCAGGCTTCCTGTCTCTCATACCCGTGGCGTGGACCACACACGAGGTGGTCCAGACGTTCTACAGCCCAAACATCCCAGCCGGCATGAAGTACGAGCTGGGGGAGTGCCTGTACCTCGGCCTGGCCTCTGCGCTCATCTCCATGCTGGGTGGGGGGATGCTGAGCGTGTCCTGCTGGGAGGAGCAGGAGGGGGGCCGTGGGCGGCGGCACGGCGGCGGGTACCCGTACCCATCAGGGGTTCGGACCACCTCACAGACCTACCACAACCCCACGCTGCAGGTGAACACCGCCAGCAGGGGGCAGACACTCCTCCGCAGCACGAGTGGCAGCTCAGAGGCCAGCGCTCAGGGAGGTCCAGCAGCGAAGAAGCCCACTGCAGCAGGATATGACATCACAGGATACGTCTGA
- the clip2 gene encoding CAP-Gly domain-containing linker protein 2 isoform X1 yields the protein MNMLKSSGLKIPGRGAKHSSPVGRTSVGGTSSPVAPKDSTPLKPITPSKLSEEGDDVLGDYTVGEQVWVNGVKPGVIAYLGETQFAPGQWAGVILNDLVGKNDGSVGGVRYFECQPLQGIFTRPSKLTRQPVGEGSDSHSTDSAQNQSQQGGGGAPAGQRVVVPLREGLLNSAVKTGNESGSNMSDSGSVKKGGDKDLRVGDRVLVGGSKMGVIRYVGETDFAKGEWCGVELDEPLGKNDGAVAGTRYFQCLPKFGLFAPIHKVIRIGFPSTSPAKAKKSKRVAMGVSSLAHSPSSSSISSVSSVASSVGGRPSRAGLLTETSSRYARKISGTTALQEALKEKQQHIEQLLAERDLERAEVAKATSHICEVEKELSVLKAQHVQYVAENESTLQQVKGLLASTQKDKLELANQLEEEKRKVEDLQFRVEEESITKGDLEGRRGHVAVSFRLGNRTKQTTVEEQSRIVQLEEQLSLRRAEIQDLQARLRRANAEAPGADALPAGRERRMENGESALVASQQEVESLRALVDKQNLELGEMKQKVQQATKENVEMMDSWKVKFDTLVSDHQRSLEELKASLSRDQAAPQGPEQDAQELRTTLESLKMEHQLEVENLKAKHQIEAAILTKEREDLCARLQEAREQLSEGSQSWRSDAEAHGTKAALAETADKLQKAEARLAELQDRLQLSEKKMTDYQALQKAQAESQEEIQKLEEELRVTANQLQAVQADRYTPHDANMIEDNEISDEKMKLKQNIEETTEKLLKREKEVSTLTSQVEALKSQLGALEGKVRSGEKKFEALAKEKARVEAELESMTKKSHDASGQLVSISQELLKKERSLNELRVLLLESHRHSRDVEKDLNREVHKAEWRVKEQKLQDDIKSLREKLLLLGRERSSPDHRRYSMLDPSALDSEVSRLRQRLLSTEDALRNALEHNQQVDQLVQAMRKHPDKSQLHGANSANGIHHQESDSTQDQQR from the exons ATGAACATGCTGAAGTCCAGTGGACTGAAAATTCCCGGCCGTGGGGCCAAACATTCCAGCCCAGTGGGAAGAACCTCGGTGGGAGGAACATCCAGCCCCGTGGCCCCTAAAGACA GCACTCCACTCAAGCCCATCACACCATCTAAACTCTCTGAGGAGGGCGATGATGTTTTGGGAGACTACACCGTTGGTGAGCAAGTCTGGGTCAACGGCGTCAAACCTGGAGTCATCGCCTACCTCGGGGAGACCCAGTTTGCCCCCGGACAGTGGGCAGGCGTCATCCTCAATGACCTAGTTGGCAAGAATGATGGGTCAGTGGGCGGCGTGCGCTACTTCGAGTGCCAGCCCCTCCAGGGCATCTTCACGAGACCCTCAAAGCTCACCCGACAGCCGGTGGGAGAGGGGAGCGACAGCCACTCCACCGATTCGGCCCAGAACCAGAGCCAGCAGGGGGGCGGCGGCGCCCCCGCTGGCCAGAGGGTGGTGGTGCCGCTCAGAGAGGGGCTCCTCAACAGCGCCGTGAAGACGGGGAACGAGTCCGGGTCCAACATGTCCGACAGCGGCTCGGTTAAAAAGGGCGGAGACAAAGACCTGCGAGTTGGAGATCGAGTTCTG GTGGGCGGCTCTAAGATGGGAGTGATTCGCTACGTGGGGGAAACAGACTTTGCGAAGGGCGAATGGTGCGGGGTGGAGCTCGATGAGCCGCTGGGGAAGAACGATGGGGCAGTCGCCGGTACGAG ATACTTTCAGTGTCTTCCCAAGTTCGGCTTGTTCGCTCCCATCCACAAGGTGATCCGGATCGGCTTCCCGTCCACCAGCCCGGCCAAGGCCAAGAAGAGCAAGCGGGTGGCCATGGGGGTGTCGTCCCTGGCCCACAGCCccagcagctcctccatcaGTTCAGTCAGCTCGGTGGCGTCCTCTGTGGGCGGACGGCCGAGCCGAGCTGGGCTG CTGACGGAGACCTCGTCCCGTTACGCCCGGAAGATCTCCGGCACCACGGCGCTCCAGGAGGCGCtgaaggagaagcagcagcacatTGAGCAGCTGCTGGCCGAGAGGGACCTGGAGCGCGCCGAGGTCGCCAAGGCAACCAGCCACATCTGCGAGGTGGAGAAGGAGCTGAGCGTCCTCAAGGCGCAGCACGTGCAG TACGTCGCTGAGAACGAGAGCACGCTGCAGCAGGTCAAAGGCCTGCTCGCCAGCACGCAGAAAGATAAACTGGAACTGGCCAATCAGCTCGAGGAGGAGAAGAG GAAAGTGGAGGACCTCCAGTTCCGAGTAGAAGAGGAGTCCATCACCAAAGGAGACCTGGAG GGCCGACGCGGTCACGTCGCCGTATCCTTCAGGTTGGGAAACAGAACCaag CAAACCACGGTGGAGGAGCAGAGTCGCATcgtgcagctggaggagcagctgtcCCTCCGCAGAGCTGAGATCCAGGACCTCCAGGCTCGGCTCAGACGGGCAAACGCTGAGGCCCCCGGGGCGGACGCCCTGCCGGCGGGCCGCGAGCGCCGCATGGAGAACGGCGAGAGCGCGTTAGTGGCGAGCCAGCAGGAGGTGGAGTCTCTGAGGGCGCTGGTGGACAAACAGAACCTAGAGCTCGGTGAGATGAAGCAGAAGGTTCAGCAGGCCACCAAGGAGAACGTGGAGATGATGGACTCCTGGAAG GTTAAATTCGACACTTTAGTAAGCGACCACCAGCGATCCTTGGAGGAGCTGAAGGCGTCGTTGAGTCGAGATCAAGCTGCTCCACAGGGTCCGGAGCAGGACGCCCAGGAGCTGAGGACCACCCTGGAGAGCCTGAAGATGGAGCACCAGCTGGAGGTGGAGAACCTCAAGGCCAAACACCAGATCGAAGCTGCCATCCTGACCAAGGAGCGCGAGGACCTCTGCGCTCGCCTTCAGGAGGCCAGGGAGCAGCTGAGCGAGGGCAGCCAGAGCTGGAGGTCCGACGCCGAGGCTCACGGCACCAAGGCTGCCCTGGCCGAGACCGCCGACAAGCTCCAGAAGGCAGAGGCCAGGCTGGCGGAGCTGCAGGACAGACTGCAGCTGTCAGAGAAGAAGATGACGGATTACCAGGCTCTGCAGAAGGCTCAGGCCGAGAGCCAGGAGGAGATCcagaagctggaggaggagctgagggtgACGGCGAACCAGCTGCAGGCCGTCCAGGCAGACCGCTACACGCCTCACGATGCGAAC ATGATAGAAGACAACGAAATCTCAGACGAGAagatgaagctgaaacaaaacatcGAAG AAACGACGGAGAAGctgctgaaaagagaaaaagaagtttCGACGCTCACCTCTCAGGTTGAAGCCCTCAAATCCCAGCTTGGAG CTCTGGAAGGGAAAGTTCGCTCCGGGGAAAAGAAATTCGAAGCCCTCGCCAAGGAGAAGGCGCGTGTGGAGGCAGAGCTGGAGTCCATGACCAAGAAGTCCCATGATGCATCGGGGCAGCTGGTCAGCAttagccaggagctgctgaagaaaGAAAG GAGTCTGAACGAACTCAGGGTGCTGCTCCTGGAATCGCACCGCCACTCGCGGGACGTGGAGAAGGACCTGAACCGAGAGGTGCACAAGGCCGAGTGGAGGGTGAAGGAGCAGAAACTTCAGGACGACATCAAATCCCTGCGAGAGAAACTGCTTCTGCTG GGTCGGGAGCGATCCTCACCCGACCACCGGCGGTACTCCATGCTGGACCCCTCGGCTCTGGACTCGGAGGTGAGCCGCCTGCGCCAGCGGCTGCTCAGCACTGAGGACGCCCTGAGGAACGCCTTGGAGCACAACCAGCAGGTGGACCAGCTTGTCCAGGCCATGCGGAAACATCCGGACAAAAGCCAG cTTCATGGAGCTAATTCAGCAAACGGGATTCACCACCAGGAATCAGACAGCACTCAAGAT CAACAACGCTGA
- the clip2 gene encoding CAP-Gly domain-containing linker protein 2 isoform X2 has protein sequence MNMLKSSGLKIPGRGAKHSSPVGRTSVGGTSSPVAPKDSTPLKPITPSKLSEEGDDVLGDYTVGEQVWVNGVKPGVIAYLGETQFAPGQWAGVILNDLVGKNDGSVGGVRYFECQPLQGIFTRPSKLTRQPVGEGSDSHSTDSAQNQSQQGGGGAPAGQRVVVPLREGLLNSAVKTGNESGSNMSDSGSVKKGGDKDLRVGDRVLVGGSKMGVIRYVGETDFAKGEWCGVELDEPLGKNDGAVAGTRYFQCLPKFGLFAPIHKVIRIGFPSTSPAKAKKSKRVAMGVSSLAHSPSSSSISSVSSVASSVGGRPSRAGLLTETSSRYARKISGTTALQEALKEKQQHIEQLLAERDLERAEVAKATSHICEVEKELSVLKAQHVQYVAENESTLQQVKGLLASTQKDKLELANQLEEEKRKVEDLQFRVEEESITKGDLEQTTVEEQSRIVQLEEQLSLRRAEIQDLQARLRRANAEAPGADALPAGRERRMENGESALVASQQEVESLRALVDKQNLELGEMKQKVQQATKENVEMMDSWKVKFDTLVSDHQRSLEELKASLSRDQAAPQGPEQDAQELRTTLESLKMEHQLEVENLKAKHQIEAAILTKEREDLCARLQEAREQLSEGSQSWRSDAEAHGTKAALAETADKLQKAEARLAELQDRLQLSEKKMTDYQALQKAQAESQEEIQKLEEELRVTANQLQAVQADRYTPHDANMIEDNEISDEKMKLKQNIEETTEKLLKREKEVSTLTSQVEALKSQLGALEGKVRSGEKKFEALAKEKARVEAELESMTKKSHDASGQLVSISQELLKKERSLNELRVLLLESHRHSRDVEKDLNREVHKAEWRVKEQKLQDDIKSLREKLLLLGRERSSPDHRRYSMLDPSALDSEVSRLRQRLLSTEDALRNALEHNQQVDQLVQAMRKHPDKSQLHGANSANGIHHQESDSTQDQQR, from the exons ATGAACATGCTGAAGTCCAGTGGACTGAAAATTCCCGGCCGTGGGGCCAAACATTCCAGCCCAGTGGGAAGAACCTCGGTGGGAGGAACATCCAGCCCCGTGGCCCCTAAAGACA GCACTCCACTCAAGCCCATCACACCATCTAAACTCTCTGAGGAGGGCGATGATGTTTTGGGAGACTACACCGTTGGTGAGCAAGTCTGGGTCAACGGCGTCAAACCTGGAGTCATCGCCTACCTCGGGGAGACCCAGTTTGCCCCCGGACAGTGGGCAGGCGTCATCCTCAATGACCTAGTTGGCAAGAATGATGGGTCAGTGGGCGGCGTGCGCTACTTCGAGTGCCAGCCCCTCCAGGGCATCTTCACGAGACCCTCAAAGCTCACCCGACAGCCGGTGGGAGAGGGGAGCGACAGCCACTCCACCGATTCGGCCCAGAACCAGAGCCAGCAGGGGGGCGGCGGCGCCCCCGCTGGCCAGAGGGTGGTGGTGCCGCTCAGAGAGGGGCTCCTCAACAGCGCCGTGAAGACGGGGAACGAGTCCGGGTCCAACATGTCCGACAGCGGCTCGGTTAAAAAGGGCGGAGACAAAGACCTGCGAGTTGGAGATCGAGTTCTG GTGGGCGGCTCTAAGATGGGAGTGATTCGCTACGTGGGGGAAACAGACTTTGCGAAGGGCGAATGGTGCGGGGTGGAGCTCGATGAGCCGCTGGGGAAGAACGATGGGGCAGTCGCCGGTACGAG ATACTTTCAGTGTCTTCCCAAGTTCGGCTTGTTCGCTCCCATCCACAAGGTGATCCGGATCGGCTTCCCGTCCACCAGCCCGGCCAAGGCCAAGAAGAGCAAGCGGGTGGCCATGGGGGTGTCGTCCCTGGCCCACAGCCccagcagctcctccatcaGTTCAGTCAGCTCGGTGGCGTCCTCTGTGGGCGGACGGCCGAGCCGAGCTGGGCTG CTGACGGAGACCTCGTCCCGTTACGCCCGGAAGATCTCCGGCACCACGGCGCTCCAGGAGGCGCtgaaggagaagcagcagcacatTGAGCAGCTGCTGGCCGAGAGGGACCTGGAGCGCGCCGAGGTCGCCAAGGCAACCAGCCACATCTGCGAGGTGGAGAAGGAGCTGAGCGTCCTCAAGGCGCAGCACGTGCAG TACGTCGCTGAGAACGAGAGCACGCTGCAGCAGGTCAAAGGCCTGCTCGCCAGCACGCAGAAAGATAAACTGGAACTGGCCAATCAGCTCGAGGAGGAGAAGAG GAAAGTGGAGGACCTCCAGTTCCGAGTAGAAGAGGAGTCCATCACCAAAGGAGACCTGGAG CAAACCACGGTGGAGGAGCAGAGTCGCATcgtgcagctggaggagcagctgtcCCTCCGCAGAGCTGAGATCCAGGACCTCCAGGCTCGGCTCAGACGGGCAAACGCTGAGGCCCCCGGGGCGGACGCCCTGCCGGCGGGCCGCGAGCGCCGCATGGAGAACGGCGAGAGCGCGTTAGTGGCGAGCCAGCAGGAGGTGGAGTCTCTGAGGGCGCTGGTGGACAAACAGAACCTAGAGCTCGGTGAGATGAAGCAGAAGGTTCAGCAGGCCACCAAGGAGAACGTGGAGATGATGGACTCCTGGAAG GTTAAATTCGACACTTTAGTAAGCGACCACCAGCGATCCTTGGAGGAGCTGAAGGCGTCGTTGAGTCGAGATCAAGCTGCTCCACAGGGTCCGGAGCAGGACGCCCAGGAGCTGAGGACCACCCTGGAGAGCCTGAAGATGGAGCACCAGCTGGAGGTGGAGAACCTCAAGGCCAAACACCAGATCGAAGCTGCCATCCTGACCAAGGAGCGCGAGGACCTCTGCGCTCGCCTTCAGGAGGCCAGGGAGCAGCTGAGCGAGGGCAGCCAGAGCTGGAGGTCCGACGCCGAGGCTCACGGCACCAAGGCTGCCCTGGCCGAGACCGCCGACAAGCTCCAGAAGGCAGAGGCCAGGCTGGCGGAGCTGCAGGACAGACTGCAGCTGTCAGAGAAGAAGATGACGGATTACCAGGCTCTGCAGAAGGCTCAGGCCGAGAGCCAGGAGGAGATCcagaagctggaggaggagctgagggtgACGGCGAACCAGCTGCAGGCCGTCCAGGCAGACCGCTACACGCCTCACGATGCGAAC ATGATAGAAGACAACGAAATCTCAGACGAGAagatgaagctgaaacaaaacatcGAAG AAACGACGGAGAAGctgctgaaaagagaaaaagaagtttCGACGCTCACCTCTCAGGTTGAAGCCCTCAAATCCCAGCTTGGAG CTCTGGAAGGGAAAGTTCGCTCCGGGGAAAAGAAATTCGAAGCCCTCGCCAAGGAGAAGGCGCGTGTGGAGGCAGAGCTGGAGTCCATGACCAAGAAGTCCCATGATGCATCGGGGCAGCTGGTCAGCAttagccaggagctgctgaagaaaGAAAG GAGTCTGAACGAACTCAGGGTGCTGCTCCTGGAATCGCACCGCCACTCGCGGGACGTGGAGAAGGACCTGAACCGAGAGGTGCACAAGGCCGAGTGGAGGGTGAAGGAGCAGAAACTTCAGGACGACATCAAATCCCTGCGAGAGAAACTGCTTCTGCTG GGTCGGGAGCGATCCTCACCCGACCACCGGCGGTACTCCATGCTGGACCCCTCGGCTCTGGACTCGGAGGTGAGCCGCCTGCGCCAGCGGCTGCTCAGCACTGAGGACGCCCTGAGGAACGCCTTGGAGCACAACCAGCAGGTGGACCAGCTTGTCCAGGCCATGCGGAAACATCCGGACAAAAGCCAG cTTCATGGAGCTAATTCAGCAAACGGGATTCACCACCAGGAATCAGACAGCACTCAAGAT CAACAACGCTGA